In the genome of Hippoglossus hippoglossus isolate fHipHip1 chromosome 4, fHipHip1.pri, whole genome shotgun sequence, one region contains:
- the ddx49 gene encoding probable ATP-dependent RNA helicase DDX49 yields MADFSSLGLSDWLIKQCHQLGINKPTPVQENCLPPILQGRDCMGCAKTGSGKTAAFVLPVLQKLSEDPYGIYCLVLTPTRELAYQIAEQFRVLGKPLGLKDCIVVGGMDMVAQALELSDKPHVVVATPGRLADHIRSSNTFSMSKIQFLIMDEADRLLEQGCTDFTKDLEVILGILPAKRQTLLFSATLTDTLQELKGIAMNRPYFWESTSETRTVEELDQRFILTAEKVKDSYLVHLIQTFTDEHDDWSIIVFTNTCKNCQILTMMLREFHFPTISLHSMMKQKQRFANLAKFKASVYKILIATDVASRGLDIPTVQVVINHNTPGLPKTYIHRVGRTARAGRNGVSITLVTQYDIHLVNAIEEQNHTKLKEYPVEEKEVLQILTQVNVTRRRCEIKLETSDFDEKKEINKRKQLILEGKDPDMEAKRKAELEKIRTQKRRFKQKIQESIQRQKHGHLKKKLTKTKHMEKKKAPQATA; encoded by the exons ATGGCGGACTTCTCGTCGCTGGGACTGTCAGACTGGCTCATTAAACAGTGTCACCAGCTGGGAATCAACAAACCCACTCCGGTGCAGGAAAACTGTCTGCCACCCATCCTCCAGG GTCGGGACTGTATGGGCTGCGCCAAGACTGGCAGTGGGAAGACGGCTGCATTTGTGCTCCCAGTACTGCAGAAACTGTCAGAGGACCCATATGGTATCTACTGCCTGGTGCTCACTCCTACCAG GGAGCTGGCCTATCAGATCGCTGAGCAGTTCCGAGTCTTGGGGAAACCTCTGGGTCTTAAGGACTGCATCGTCGTAGGAGGAATGG ACATGGTGGCCCAGGCCCTGGAGCTGTCCGACAAGCCACACGTGGTCGTAGCGACGCCGGGTCGACTGGCTGATCACATCCGCAGCTCCAACACCTTCAGCATGAGCAAGATCCAGTTCTTG ATTATGGATGAGGCGGACCGGCTGTTAGAACAGGGCTGCACTGACTTCACCAAAGACCTGGAGGTGATCCTGGGGATTTTACCGGCCAAACGTCAGACGCTGCTGTTCAGCGCCACGCTCACCGACACATTGCAGGAGCTGAAGGGCATCGCCATGAACAGACCGTACTTCTGGGAGAGCACATCAGA GACGCGGACGGTGGAGGAGCTAGACCAGAGGTTCATCCTCACTGCAGAGAAGGTGAAGGACTCCTACCTGGTGCACCTGATCCAGACGTTCACTGACGAGCACGACGACTGGTCCATCATCGTCTTCACCAACACGTGCAA GAATTGCCAAATCCTCACCATGATGCTGCGGGAATTTCACTTTCCAACGATCTCCCTGCACTCCATGATGAAGCAG AAACAACGTTTTGCAAACCTCGCCAAGTTCAAGGCCAGCGTCTACAAAATCCTGATTGCGACAGATGTGGCTTCCAG GGGTTTGGATATTCCAACTGTCCAGGTCGTCATTAACCACAACACCCCCGGCCTTCCCAAGACCTACATCCACAGAGTCGGGCGAACAGCAAGAGCAG gcAGGAACGGAGTGTCCATCACTCTGGTGACACAGTATGACATCCACCTGGTCAACGCCATCGAAGAGCAGAACC ATACAAAGCTGAAGGAGTAccctgtggaggagaaggaagtcCTGCAGATCCTCACCCAGGTCAATGTGACCAGGCGACGCTGTGAAATA AAACTGGAGACATCTGACTTTGATGAGAAAAAGGAGATCAATAAGCGGAAACAGCTGATCCTGGAGGGGAAG GATCCAGACATGGAGGCCAAGAGGAAGGCCGAGCTGGAGAAGATCAGGACACAGAAGAGGAGGTTCAAACAGAAAATCCAGGAGAGCAtccagagacagaaacatggacacctgaaaaagaaactgacaaagacaaaacacatggaaaagaaaaaagctccaCAGGCAACAGCGTGA